One Dysosmobacter welbionis DNA segment encodes these proteins:
- a CDS encoding branched-chain amino acid ABC transporter permease yields the protein MLQEKKSKRGAWIALGCVAALLVLVIVLENTMQPTSMLFTVLKKGAVYALVAASLNLLNGFTGLFSLGQAGFMLLGAYTYAILTIPSADRESVYYLYGGSAVNFSLPELFGGGALGLILGVLAALILAGCVAAVIAWLIGLPVLRLKSDYLAIATLGFAEIIRAIFQWDRLGPVTNGANALKSFPTFSSFNIENANGEVVLRLSTFVPFLLVAVCIGIMVLLINSTYGRAFKAIREDEVAAEAMGINLAKHKRMAFCISSFFAGVGGGLFAMFANQAQAKTFTTSMTYEILLIVVIGGIGSISGSCIASFLYVAASEWWLRFLDTETYIGAFKVPFLRTGFRMVVFSIIIMIVVLFFRRGLMGDRELSDVARSLRARLSGKSKKKEAAK from the coding sequence ATGCTGCAAGAAAAAAAGAGCAAACGGGGCGCGTGGATCGCCCTGGGCTGCGTGGCGGCCCTGCTGGTCCTGGTGATTGTGCTGGAGAACACCATGCAGCCCACCAGTATGCTGTTCACCGTGCTGAAGAAGGGGGCTGTGTACGCGCTGGTGGCGGCCTCCCTGAACCTGCTGAACGGCTTTACGGGCCTGTTCTCCCTGGGGCAGGCGGGCTTCATGCTGCTGGGCGCCTACACCTACGCCATTCTGACCATTCCCTCTGCCGACCGGGAGAGCGTCTACTACCTCTACGGCGGCTCGGCAGTGAATTTCTCCCTGCCGGAGCTGTTCGGCGGCGGCGCCCTGGGTCTGATCCTGGGTGTGCTGGCGGCGCTGATCCTGGCGGGCTGTGTGGCGGCGGTGATCGCCTGGCTTATCGGCCTGCCGGTGCTGCGGCTGAAGAGCGACTACCTGGCCATCGCCACCCTGGGCTTTGCGGAGATCATCCGGGCCATCTTCCAGTGGGACCGGCTGGGCCCTGTCACCAACGGCGCCAACGCGCTGAAGAGCTTTCCCACCTTCTCCAGCTTCAACATCGAGAACGCCAATGGGGAGGTGGTGCTGCGCCTTTCCACCTTTGTGCCCTTCCTGCTGGTGGCAGTGTGCATCGGGATCATGGTGTTGTTGATCAACTCCACCTATGGCCGGGCCTTCAAGGCCATCCGGGAGGATGAGGTGGCCGCCGAGGCCATGGGCATCAACCTGGCCAAGCACAAGCGGATGGCCTTCTGCATCAGCTCCTTCTTCGCCGGCGTGGGCGGCGGCCTGTTCGCCATGTTCGCCAACCAGGCCCAAGCCAAGACCTTCACCACCTCCATGACCTACGAGATCCTGCTGATCGTGGTGATCGGCGGCATCGGGTCCATCTCCGGCAGCTGCATCGCCTCGTTCCTGTACGTGGCGGCCAGCGAGTGGTGGCTGCGGTTCCTGGACACGGAGACGTATATCGGCGCCTTCAAGGTGCCCTTCCTGCGGACCGGCTTCCGGATGGTGGTGTTCTCCATCATCATCATGATCGTGGTGCTGTTCTTCCGCCGCGGCCTCATGGGGGACCGGGAGCTCTCTGATGTGGCCCGGAGCCTGCGGGCCCGCCTCTCCGGAAAATCGAAAAAGAAGGAGGCGGCGAAATGA